In Trifolium pratense cultivar HEN17-A07 linkage group LG7, ARS_RC_1.1, whole genome shotgun sequence, a genomic segment contains:
- the LOC123894960 gene encoding uncharacterized protein LOC123894960 isoform X2, with amino-acid sequence MFEVNATLNSQDYVSVIGDPGMKRDELRVAIESWNQCNEVGEEAPNMGSPRMADCFDVNYNEHNNQTEGVELVHKVQEWQNRLGTSTNKNLHLMTENPDIFAVWKELYLGKKCEVLDIPKPWQFWMIMLKSGNMDTLAAICPNNGFKSKPFPQTHQFPCFGKGCMNMPSMYHNYTKVYDEENKKIMRGSFYGSWDLNVQHDEKLSYLNDTSYYYVTWEKEIGNGSWIFHHVLKTSSKYPWLMLYLRSDATTGFSGGYHYETRGMTKIVPKSPNFKVRFTLDIKKGGGPKSQFYLMDMGSCWKNNGKPCNGDVTSDVTRYSEMIINPEVEPLCKPNHLEQCPPYHTFSNGTRVHRTDVSKFPYDAYLLYRAPGNAMYLEKPVISSDPYSNPQPQEILQILPHAVWGEYGYPTKKGEGWIGDPRTWEVDVGRLSQSLYFYQDPGTTPVERHWPSIDLGTEIYISDGQLAEWTVSNFDIIVPKNQAY; translated from the exons atgtttgaAGTAAATGCAACATTGAATAGTCAAGATTATGTATCAGTTATTGGAGATCCTGGTATGAAAAGAGATGAATTAAGAGTTGCTATTGAGTCTTGGAATCAATGTAATGAAGTTGGAGAAGAAGCACCAAATATGGGAAGCCCAAGAATGGCTGATTGTTTTGATGTCAATTACAATGAACATAATAATCAAA CAGAAGGGGTGGAATTGGTTCACAAGGTGCAAGAATGGCAGAACAGGTTAGGCACATCAACAAACAAGAACCTTCATTTGATGACAGAAAATCCTGACATTTTTGCAGTTTGGAAGGAGTTATACTTAGGAAAAAAATGTGAGGTTTTAGATATTCCAAAACCATGGCAATTTTGGATGATAATGCTCAAAAGTGGTAACATGGATACATTAGCTGCAATTTGTCCAAACAATGGTTTCAAATCAAAGCCATTTCCACAAACACATCAATTTCCTTGTTTTGGAAAAGGGTGTATGAATATGCCATCAATGTATCACAACTATACAAAAGTGTATGATGAAGAAAATAAGAAGATTATGAGAGGAAGTTTCTATGGTTCATGGGACTTGAATGTTCAACATGATGAAAAACTAAGTTATTTGAATGATACTTCCTATTATTATGTGACTTGGGAAAAAGAAATTGGTAATGGAAGTTGGATCTTTCACCATGTGTTGAAGACTTCTTCTAAATATCCTTGGTTGATGCTCTACTTAAGATCGGATGCTACAACCGGATTTTCCGGTGGATATCATTACGAAACAAGAGGCATGACGAAAATT GTACCAAAGTCACCAAATTTTAAGGTAAGGTTCACCCTTGATATCAAGAAAGGAGGGGGTCCAAAGAGCCAATTCTACCTCATGGACATGGGAAGTTGTTGGAAGAACAATGGAAAGCCATGCAATGGAGATGTCACATCTGATGTAACCAGATACAGTGAAATGATCATAAACCCAGAAGTTGAACCATTGTGCAAACCTAACCATCTTGAACAATGTCCTCCTTATCATACCTTCTCAAATGGCACTCGAGTTCACCGAACCGATGTGTCCAAGTTCCCCTATGACGCATACCTTCTCTATCGTGCTCCAGGAAATGCAATGTACTTGGAAAAACCAGTGATATCATCTGATCCATATAGCAACCCGCAGCCTCAAGAGATACTCCAAATTTTGCCGCACGCGGTTTGGGGCGAATATGGTTATCCAACAAAGAAAGGTGAAGGTTGGATTGGTGATCCAAGAACTTGGGAAGTTGATGTTGGAAGGCTCTCTCAATCACTCTATTTTTATCAG GATCCAGGTACTACACCTGTTGAGAGACACTGGCCATCAATTGACTTGGGGACTGAAATATACATAAGTGATGGTCAACTAGCAGAATGGACAGTTAGCAACTTTGATATTATAGTTCCAAAAAATCAAGCTTATTAA
- the LOC123894960 gene encoding uncharacterized protein LOC123894960 isoform X1 → MKLWKLSFYVKIYVATTCLFLMFEVNATLNSQDYVSVIGDPGMKRDELRVAIESWNQCNEVGEEAPNMGSPRMADCFDVNYNEHNNQKGVELVHKVQEWQNRLGTSTNKNLHLMTENPDIFAVWKELYLGKKCEVLDIPKPWQFWMIMLKSGNMDTLAAICPNNGFKSKPFPQTHQFPCFGKGCMNMPSMYHNYTKVYDEENKKIMRGSFYGSWDLNVQHDEKLSYLNDTSYYYVTWEKEIGNGSWIFHHVLKTSSKYPWLMLYLRSDATTGFSGGYHYETRGMTKIVPKSPNFKVRFTLDIKKGGGPKSQFYLMDMGSCWKNNGKPCNGDVTSDVTRYSEMIINPEVEPLCKPNHLEQCPPYHTFSNGTRVHRTDVSKFPYDAYLLYRAPGNAMYLEKPVISSDPYSNPQPQEILQILPHAVWGEYGYPTKKGEGWIGDPRTWEVDVGRLSQSLYFYQDPGTTPVERHWPSIDLGTEIYISDGQLAEWTVSNFDIIVPKNQAY, encoded by the exons ATGAAGTTATGGAAGCTTAGcttttatgtaaaaatatatgTAGCTACTAcatgtttatttttaatgtttgaAGTAAATGCAACATTGAATAGTCAAGATTATGTATCAGTTATTGGAGATCCTGGTATGAAAAGAGATGAATTAAGAGTTGCTATTGAGTCTTGGAATCAATGTAATGAAGTTGGAGAAGAAGCACCAAATATGGGAAGCCCAAGAATGGCTGATTGTTTTGATGTCAATTACAATGAACATAATAATCAAA AAGGGGTGGAATTGGTTCACAAGGTGCAAGAATGGCAGAACAGGTTAGGCACATCAACAAACAAGAACCTTCATTTGATGACAGAAAATCCTGACATTTTTGCAGTTTGGAAGGAGTTATACTTAGGAAAAAAATGTGAGGTTTTAGATATTCCAAAACCATGGCAATTTTGGATGATAATGCTCAAAAGTGGTAACATGGATACATTAGCTGCAATTTGTCCAAACAATGGTTTCAAATCAAAGCCATTTCCACAAACACATCAATTTCCTTGTTTTGGAAAAGGGTGTATGAATATGCCATCAATGTATCACAACTATACAAAAGTGTATGATGAAGAAAATAAGAAGATTATGAGAGGAAGTTTCTATGGTTCATGGGACTTGAATGTTCAACATGATGAAAAACTAAGTTATTTGAATGATACTTCCTATTATTATGTGACTTGGGAAAAAGAAATTGGTAATGGAAGTTGGATCTTTCACCATGTGTTGAAGACTTCTTCTAAATATCCTTGGTTGATGCTCTACTTAAGATCGGATGCTACAACCGGATTTTCCGGTGGATATCATTACGAAACAAGAGGCATGACGAAAATT GTACCAAAGTCACCAAATTTTAAGGTAAGGTTCACCCTTGATATCAAGAAAGGAGGGGGTCCAAAGAGCCAATTCTACCTCATGGACATGGGAAGTTGTTGGAAGAACAATGGAAAGCCATGCAATGGAGATGTCACATCTGATGTAACCAGATACAGTGAAATGATCATAAACCCAGAAGTTGAACCATTGTGCAAACCTAACCATCTTGAACAATGTCCTCCTTATCATACCTTCTCAAATGGCACTCGAGTTCACCGAACCGATGTGTCCAAGTTCCCCTATGACGCATACCTTCTCTATCGTGCTCCAGGAAATGCAATGTACTTGGAAAAACCAGTGATATCATCTGATCCATATAGCAACCCGCAGCCTCAAGAGATACTCCAAATTTTGCCGCACGCGGTTTGGGGCGAATATGGTTATCCAACAAAGAAAGGTGAAGGTTGGATTGGTGATCCAAGAACTTGGGAAGTTGATGTTGGAAGGCTCTCTCAATCACTCTATTTTTATCAG GATCCAGGTACTACACCTGTTGAGAGACACTGGCCATCAATTGACTTGGGGACTGAAATATACATAAGTGATGGTCAACTAGCAGAATGGACAGTTAGCAACTTTGATATTATAGTTCCAAAAAATCAAGCTTATTAA